A region of Faecalibacterium taiwanense DNA encodes the following proteins:
- a CDS encoding ABC transporter substrate-binding protein, translating into MSKAISRRDFMKVTGAVGAAGLLAACGGNSAASSSAASTASSAPAASADESLALSDGPVSMTISWWGGDSRHEAYQNAIKEFQAEHTNITIEPTFAAWSGWEEKMAAAFIAGNAQDVCQVNWNWLYNYSADGSKFVDLNTVSKFLDLTQWDDAAMDACYVANSQQCVPVSMTGRIFFWNMTTFNKAGITEVPKSLDDLMAAGKAFKEKLGDDYYPMHLGAYDRMILMVFYLESKYGKDWADPVTSTLNYTEDEIAEGIDFIKSLVDGHVMMNLKTYYSANSDTATHQSNEWITGKIAGIFEWDSAASKYSSALDDANKDGFTVGEEIKFGDNNGGFSKVSMGLAITKTSKCVAEAATLINFLLNEEKGASIMGSECGIPASKAGLAAAQAAGAVKDLVAEANAKVMAFTTNKLDPLFENNDLKASGTGIYQEVFDTVDYDGVAGADVVDTLLDGMESVGYTIG; encoded by the coding sequence ATGAGCAAGGCAATTTCTCGTCGTGATTTCATGAAGGTCACCGGCGCTGTGGGCGCTGCCGGCCTTCTGGCTGCCTGCGGCGGCAACTCTGCCGCATCCAGCTCTGCTGCTTCCACCGCTTCTTCCGCTCCCGCTGCTTCTGCAGACGAGAGCCTGGCACTGTCTGACGGCCCTGTTTCCATGACCATCAGCTGGTGGGGCGGCGACAGCCGTCACGAGGCTTACCAGAACGCCATCAAGGAGTTCCAGGCTGAGCACACCAACATCACCATCGAACCCACCTTCGCCGCATGGTCCGGCTGGGAAGAGAAGATGGCAGCTGCCTTCATCGCTGGCAACGCACAGGATGTGTGCCAGGTGAACTGGAACTGGCTGTACAACTACTCTGCCGACGGCAGCAAGTTCGTGGACCTGAACACTGTTTCCAAGTTCCTGGATCTGACCCAGTGGGATGACGCTGCCATGGACGCCTGCTACGTTGCAAACAGCCAGCAGTGCGTGCCCGTTTCCATGACCGGCCGTATCTTCTTCTGGAACATGACCACCTTCAACAAGGCTGGCATCACCGAAGTTCCCAAGTCTCTGGATGATCTGATGGCTGCCGGCAAGGCATTCAAGGAGAAGCTGGGCGACGATTACTACCCCATGCATCTGGGCGCATACGACCGTATGATCCTGATGGTGTTCTACCTCGAGTCCAAGTACGGCAAGGACTGGGCTGACCCCGTCACCTCTACCCTGAACTACACCGAGGACGAGATCGCTGAGGGCATCGACTTCATCAAGAGCCTGGTGGATGGCCACGTCATGATGAACCTGAAGACCTACTACTCCGCAAACTCTGATACCGCTACCCACCAGTCCAACGAGTGGATCACCGGTAAGATCGCAGGCATCTTCGAGTGGGATTCCGCTGCTTCCAAGTACTCCTCCGCTCTGGATGATGCCAACAAGGACGGCTTCACCGTTGGCGAAGAGATCAAGTTCGGCGACAACAACGGCGGCTTCTCCAAGGTCTCCATGGGTCTGGCCATCACCAAGACCAGCAAGTGCGTTGCCGAGGCTGCTACCCTGATCAACTTCCTGCTGAACGAGGAGAAGGGCGCTTCCATCATGGGTTCCGAGTGCGGCATCCCCGCTTCCAAGGCTGGTCTGGCTGCTGCTCAGGCTGCCGGCGCTGTCAAGGATCTGGTGGCTGAGGCAAATGCCAAGGTCATGGCCTTCACCACCAACAAGCTGGATCCCCTGTTCGAGAACAACGACCTGAAGGCTTCCGGCACCGGCATCTATCAGGAAGTGTTTGATACCGTTGACTACGACGGCGTTGCCGGCGCAGACGTTGTTGACACCCTGCTGGACGGCATGGAGTCTGTTGGTTACACCATCGGCTAA
- a CDS encoding RND family transporter, translated as MKKIAQGIVRLRKLILTVAFLLLIPSAIGAIATRINYDILTYLPQDLDSMIGEVALEDDFHLASTGMITVEGLPTNELIAMKKDIEAVPGVTQTFWLSDVIDPSIPTEMLPADVQQFMFGKNDSTMLIVRFDAPSASDETMEAVAQIEKLLRKDCFFGGMSVILQDTKALVNQEMPMYILIAVGASLLVLFLSLESTITPLLFMLGLLFPIAYNFGTNIFLGQISYITEALATVLQLGVTMDFSIFLLHRYQEEKELRSSNEEAMSSAICKTMTSISASSLTTIAGFLALCAMRLTLGRDIGLVMAKGVALGVICTVVILPSLILTFDKWVEKYKHRTVIPKLKKLSYFVSNHSVPIVVIFILILIPFAIAQNKTEVYYTLFDSLPQDLTGIVGTNKLGEDFGMTTSHFILVHDDLTATEVSDLCDELKDVDGITQVVSLDSITGPGFQTELLPDSIMEILQSGGYKLILANSSYKTGTDAINNQLDEMISLIKTVDPEGVITGEGAMTKDLIEVADVDFKNVNVWSIMAVLVIIAVSFKSISIPALLVASIEAAIAINMGIPYFTGTQLPFIASIVIGTIQLGATVDYSILMTTRYHEERAFGRTPKEAAQQSLEHCSQSILTSGLTFFAATVGVAAISKMELLKSICLLISRGALISMVVILVMLPAALMLCDWIIRHTTLKWMVPESANAKKSEKE; from the coding sequence ATGAAAAAGATCGCACAGGGCATTGTGCGGCTGCGCAAGCTGATCCTGACAGTAGCATTCCTGCTGTTGATCCCTTCCGCAATCGGCGCAATTGCTACCCGCATCAACTATGACATCCTCACCTACCTGCCGCAGGATCTGGACTCCATGATCGGCGAGGTAGCCCTTGAGGACGATTTCCATTTGGCCTCCACCGGTATGATCACGGTAGAAGGCTTACCCACAAACGAACTGATCGCCATGAAGAAGGACATCGAGGCTGTTCCCGGCGTGACCCAGACCTTCTGGCTCAGCGATGTGATCGACCCCAGCATCCCCACCGAGATGCTGCCCGCCGATGTGCAGCAGTTCATGTTCGGCAAAAACGATTCCACCATGCTGATCGTCCGCTTTGACGCCCCCAGCGCCAGCGACGAAACCATGGAAGCCGTTGCTCAGATCGAAAAGCTGCTGCGTAAGGACTGCTTCTTCGGCGGTATGAGCGTTATCCTGCAGGACACCAAGGCACTGGTCAATCAGGAAATGCCCATGTACATCCTGATCGCCGTGGGTGCCAGCCTTTTGGTGCTGTTCCTTTCGCTGGAAAGCACCATCACCCCGCTGCTGTTCATGCTGGGTCTTTTGTTCCCCATTGCGTACAACTTCGGCACCAACATCTTTCTGGGCCAGATCAGCTACATCACCGAAGCACTGGCCACCGTGCTGCAGCTGGGTGTCACGATGGACTTCTCCATCTTCCTGCTGCACCGCTATCAGGAAGAGAAGGAGCTGCGCTCTTCCAACGAGGAGGCCATGTCCAGCGCCATCTGCAAGACCATGACCTCCATCTCCGCTTCCAGCCTGACCACAATCGCGGGCTTCCTTGCACTGTGTGCCATGCGCCTGACGCTGGGCCGCGATATCGGCCTTGTCATGGCAAAGGGCGTTGCCCTCGGTGTCATCTGCACCGTGGTCATCCTGCCCTCCCTGATCCTTACCTTTGATAAATGGGTGGAAAAGTACAAGCACCGCACCGTGATCCCCAAGCTGAAAAAGCTCAGCTACTTTGTTTCCAACCACTCGGTGCCCATCGTGGTTATCTTTATCCTCATCCTCATCCCCTTTGCCATCGCGCAGAACAAGACCGAGGTCTACTACACTCTGTTCGACTCCCTGCCGCAGGACCTGACCGGCATCGTGGGCACCAACAAGCTGGGCGAGGACTTCGGCATGACCACCAGCCACTTCATTCTGGTGCATGACGACCTGACCGCCACTGAGGTGAGCGACCTGTGCGATGAACTCAAGGACGTGGATGGCATTACGCAGGTGGTAAGTCTGGATTCCATCACCGGCCCGGGCTTCCAGACCGAGCTGCTGCCCGACAGCATCATGGAGATCCTGCAGTCCGGCGGCTACAAGCTGATCCTTGCCAACAGCTCCTATAAGACCGGCACGGACGCCATCAACAACCAGCTGGACGAGATGATTTCCCTCATCAAGACCGTTGACCCCGAGGGCGTCATCACCGGCGAGGGTGCCATGACGAAAGACCTGATCGAAGTGGCAGATGTGGACTTCAAGAACGTCAACGTCTGGTCCATCATGGCCGTTCTGGTCATCATCGCCGTTTCCTTCAAGAGCATTTCCATCCCGGCGCTGCTGGTGGCCAGCATTGAAGCCGCCATCGCCATCAACATGGGCATCCCGTACTTCACCGGTACGCAGCTGCCCTTCATTGCAAGCATCGTCATTGGCACCATCCAGCTGGGTGCTACCGTGGACTACTCCATCCTGATGACCACCCGTTACCACGAGGAGCGCGCCTTTGGCCGCACCCCGAAGGAAGCCGCCCAGCAGTCGCTGGAGCACTGCAGCCAGTCCATCCTGACCAGCGGCCTGACCTTCTTTGCCGCCACCGTCGGTGTGGCTGCCATCAGTAAGATGGAGCTGCTGAAGAGCATCTGCCTGCTGATCTCCCGCGGCGCACTGATCAGCATGGTGGTCATTCTGGTGATGCTGCCCGCAGCCCTGATGCTGTGCGACTGGATCATCCGCCACACCACCCTCAAGTGGATGGTACCCGAATCCGCCAACGCCAAGAAGTCTGAAAAGGAGTAA
- a CDS encoding glycoside hydrolase family 28 protein, with translation MNLSLIRSMTRSAVFELENGLCYRPAHPFTVTLNGKTVYGACQTNVFSLFSLLPGTEYTVGVQAEGESLTCTFTTEAETFFVDASRYGLVADGTTDNTLKLQAALSTCPKGGTVYVPAGRYRTCSLFLKSNTTLYLEKGAVLLGDNDRTHYPILPGVIPSENEVDEYYLTGWEGNPLDSFAGLLNITQVHDVVVTGEGTLDCDAENGDWWVTPKIKRIAWRPRAVAAVDSENICLHGITVQNSYSWTIHPIFVKHLDLLNFNINNPYNAPNTDGIDPESCEYIRIIGVNIHVGDDCIAMKASKVFLGMKLKKSCEHTVIRNCLLDKGHGGIVIGSEMSGGVKDMVVTQCLMDHTDRGLRVKTRRGRGNTAVIDGLVFRNVEMRGVKAPFVINMFYFCDPDGHGPYVQCRDAMPVDEYTPKLGSLTMEDIVATDAQFAGCYFDGLPEQPIERVSMKNVTITFDPNAEAGQAAMADNRPLVKKLAIYAENVKEIDLHNVKIEGYEGERLHFANVGHFEED, from the coding sequence ATGAATCTGTCGCTTATCCGTTCCATGACGCGCAGCGCTGTTTTCGAGCTGGAAAACGGCCTGTGCTATCGTCCGGCCCACCCGTTCACCGTTACCCTGAACGGAAAGACCGTCTACGGAGCCTGCCAGACCAACGTGTTCTCCCTGTTCTCCCTGCTGCCCGGTACGGAGTACACGGTGGGTGTGCAGGCCGAGGGCGAAAGCCTGACCTGCACCTTTACCACCGAGGCCGAGACCTTCTTTGTGGATGCTTCCCGCTACGGTCTGGTGGCTGACGGCACCACGGACAACACCCTCAAGCTGCAGGCGGCTCTTTCCACCTGCCCCAAGGGCGGCACAGTGTACGTGCCCGCAGGCCGCTACCGCACCTGCAGCCTGTTCCTGAAAAGCAACACCACCCTCTATCTTGAAAAGGGCGCTGTGCTGCTGGGCGACAATGACCGCACCCACTACCCCATCCTGCCCGGCGTGATCCCCAGCGAAAACGAGGTGGATGAATACTACCTGACCGGCTGGGAGGGCAACCCGCTGGACAGCTTTGCGGGTCTGTTGAACATCACGCAGGTGCACGATGTCGTTGTGACCGGCGAGGGCACGCTGGACTGCGATGCTGAGAACGGCGACTGGTGGGTGACTCCCAAGATCAAGCGCATCGCATGGCGGCCCCGCGCTGTGGCTGCTGTGGACAGCGAGAACATCTGCCTGCACGGCATCACGGTGCAGAACAGCTATTCGTGGACGATCCACCCCATCTTTGTCAAGCACCTTGACCTGCTGAACTTCAACATCAACAATCCTTACAATGCCCCCAACACCGACGGCATCGACCCCGAAAGCTGCGAGTATATCCGCATCATCGGCGTGAACATCCATGTGGGCGACGACTGCATTGCCATGAAGGCCAGTAAGGTATTCCTTGGCATGAAGCTGAAAAAGAGCTGTGAGCACACCGTTATCCGCAACTGCCTGTTGGACAAAGGCCATGGCGGCATCGTCATTGGCAGCGAGATGAGCGGCGGTGTGAAGGATATGGTGGTCACCCAGTGCCTGATGGATCACACCGACCGCGGCCTGCGCGTCAAGACCCGCCGTGGCCGCGGCAACACCGCCGTCATCGACGGGCTGGTGTTCCGCAACGTGGAGATGCGCGGTGTCAAGGCACCCTTCGTCATCAACATGTTCTACTTCTGTGACCCGGACGGCCACGGCCCCTATGTGCAGTGCCGCGATGCCATGCCCGTGGACGAGTACACCCCGAAGCTGGGCAGCCTGACCATGGAGGACATCGTCGCCACCGACGCTCAGTTCGCGGGATGCTACTTCGACGGCCTGCCGGAGCAGCCCATTGAGCGCGTTTCCATGAAGAACGTCACGATCACCTTTGACCCCAATGCCGAGGCCGGTCAGGCCGCTATGGCGGATAACCGCCCTCTGGTGAAGAAGCTGGCCATCTACGCCGAGAATGTCAAGGAGATCGACCTGCACAACGTGAAGATCGAGGGCTACGAGGGCGAACGCCTGCACTTTGCAAATGTCGGCCATTTTGAGGAGGACTGA
- a CDS encoding thymidine kinase, protein MAKLYFRYGAMNSGKSTALMQVAHNYEEQGMRVLILKPQVDTKGGGELVSRLGVRRKADLLIPPETDVFEAVRTANADGAPLACVLCDESQFFTAQQAEQLFMVTVDLNIPVICYGLRADFSLKGFPGSTRLLELAHTIEEMKTICTCGRKAICNCRRVNGRFVFEGEQVAIDLENDVQYVSMCPQCYFKAKRAFYAEKAASRVE, encoded by the coding sequence ATGGCAAAACTGTATTTCCGTTACGGCGCGATGAACAGCGGCAAGAGCACCGCCCTGATGCAGGTAGCCCACAACTACGAAGAACAGGGGATGCGGGTGCTGATCCTCAAGCCACAGGTGGACACCAAGGGCGGCGGTGAGCTGGTGAGCCGTCTGGGCGTGCGCCGCAAGGCTGATCTGCTGATCCCGCCGGAGACGGACGTGTTCGAGGCCGTGCGCACGGCCAACGCTGACGGTGCGCCGCTGGCCTGCGTGCTGTGCGACGAGAGCCAGTTTTTCACTGCGCAGCAGGCAGAACAGCTGTTCATGGTCACGGTGGATTTGAACATTCCGGTGATCTGCTACGGCCTGCGGGCAGATTTTTCGCTCAAGGGCTTTCCCGGCTCTACCCGCCTGCTGGAGCTGGCCCACACCATCGAGGAGATGAAGACTATCTGCACCTGCGGCCGCAAGGCCATCTGCAACTGCCGCAGGGTGAACGGCAGATTCGTCTTTGAGGGCGAGCAGGTGGCCATCGATTTGGAAAACGATGTGCAGTACGTGAGCATGTGCCCCCAGTGCTATTTCAAGGCAAAGCGCGCGTTCTACGCCGAAAAAGCTGCTTCGCGGGTCGAATAA
- a CDS encoding TetR/AcrR family transcriptional regulator has product MGTVEGKKQEKRRALLEAAYDLFLERGAAKTSVEDITSRAKVAKGTFYLYFQDKGAVMQALLGRVSYQLLSDACEAVEKQTELENFPDKMVAVIDHIIEALRKDTLVLKFLEHNFIWPGLDQIEASREAEPLMRKLLNVVLTSPEMAGRTEREIYQRITALGSMCMSVCYSSVLEGKPDDIEAMKPVLYDIVRRSLKAEK; this is encoded by the coding sequence ATGGGTACCGTGGAGGGCAAAAAGCAGGAGAAGCGCCGGGCACTGCTGGAGGCAGCCTATGATTTGTTTCTGGAGCGAGGTGCCGCAAAAACCAGCGTAGAGGACATCACCAGCCGGGCCAAGGTGGCCAAGGGCACCTTTTATCTGTATTTTCAGGATAAGGGTGCGGTGATGCAGGCGCTGCTGGGCCGGGTGAGCTACCAGCTGCTGAGCGATGCGTGCGAAGCGGTGGAAAAGCAGACAGAGCTCGAAAACTTCCCGGACAAGATGGTGGCGGTGATCGACCACATCATCGAAGCACTGCGGAAGGATACGCTGGTGCTCAAGTTTCTGGAGCACAACTTCATATGGCCGGGGCTGGACCAGATCGAGGCCAGCCGCGAAGCCGAGCCGCTGATGCGCAAGCTGCTGAATGTGGTGCTGACCAGCCCGGAAATGGCCGGCCGCACCGAGCGGGAGATCTACCAGCGCATCACGGCACTGGGCAGCATGTGCATGTCGGTGTGCTATTCCAGCGTGCTGGAGGGCAAACCCGATGATATTGAAGCCATGAAGCCGGTGCTGTACGATATCGTCCGCAGGTCGCTGAAGGCGGAAAAATAA
- a CDS encoding AraC family transcriptional regulator, protein MRSEREKITGKVAAAILRLNIGRYELPPDEDTCYLLLVSEGSVTLEYEGGNVLVNPGSAVLLGPGGCRFAQTGSAVPQIVGCHFPLGMLHDLKNTAGRDFGRLFAPGERTVLYAPVQWQSRIRTLLEMMASASTEQDYPGPLYLLLILHYVEQECIAESSAVARPHNETVEQICAYLAANYRQKFSLTEVAAQFYLSPYYLSRLFRRVTGQSIVDYINNRRIEAAQKLLETTELSISAVAEQTGFASAAHFRRVFREVMGTGPLQYRKGHKK, encoded by the coding sequence ATGAGATCAGAACGTGAAAAGATCACCGGCAAGGTGGCCGCTGCCATCCTGCGGCTGAATATTGGCCGCTACGAGCTGCCGCCGGATGAGGACACCTGCTATCTGCTGCTGGTGTCGGAGGGCAGCGTCACGCTGGAATACGAGGGCGGGAATGTGCTGGTAAACCCCGGCAGCGCCGTGCTGCTTGGCCCCGGCGGCTGCCGCTTTGCACAGACCGGCAGCGCCGTGCCGCAGATCGTGGGGTGCCACTTTCCGCTGGGGATGCTGCATGATTTGAAAAACACAGCCGGGCGGGATTTCGGCCGCCTGTTTGCGCCCGGGGAGCGCACAGTGCTGTACGCACCGGTGCAGTGGCAGAGCCGCATCCGTACCCTGCTGGAAATGATGGCCAGCGCCAGCACCGAGCAGGATTACCCCGGCCCGCTGTACCTGCTGCTGATCCTGCACTATGTGGAGCAGGAGTGCATTGCCGAGAGCAGCGCCGTGGCGCGTCCCCACAACGAAACGGTGGAGCAGATCTGCGCCTACCTTGCGGCCAATTACCGGCAGAAGTTTTCCCTCACCGAGGTGGCGGCGCAGTTTTATCTTTCGCCCTACTACCTGAGCCGTTTGTTCCGGCGGGTAACGGGCCAGTCCATCGTGGATTACATCAACAACCGCCGCATCGAAGCGGCCCAGAAGCTGCTGGAAACGACCGAGCTTTCCATCAGTGCGGTAGCCGAGCAGACCGGCTTTGCCAGCGCCGCCCATTTCCGCCGGGTGTTCCGCGAGGTGATGGGTACTGGCCCACTGCAGTACCGCAAAGGACATAAGAAATAA
- a CDS encoding carbohydrate ABC transporter permease, with the protein MKESNAPAIGRTPFQKWLDKYQGLFYLIPWIIGFVVFKAVPFGQSLYYSFTDMNFFKSGTQFVGLANYITAFTTTKITKALLITFKYAFITVPLKLVFALFIAYILNFKIACVNLFRTVYYIPSILGGSVAIAVLWKAVFSVDGLLNTVLRAVTFGLVQGPEWLSDPSYALWIICFLRIWQFGSAMVLFLAALKGVPADLYEAATIDGAGKWRQFFSITVPMITPIIFYNLVTQICQAFQEFNGPYIITNGGPRGSTTLISLLVYNYAFKSYDMGMASALAWIMFIIVCILTIIAFTSQKKWVYYSDER; encoded by the coding sequence ATGAAAGAAAGCAATGCTCCCGCCATCGGGCGTACCCCGTTCCAGAAATGGCTGGACAAATATCAGGGTCTGTTTTATCTGATCCCCTGGATCATCGGCTTCGTCGTCTTTAAGGCAGTTCCCTTCGGTCAGTCGCTGTACTACAGCTTCACCGATATGAACTTCTTCAAGAGCGGCACCCAGTTCGTTGGTCTGGCCAACTACATCACGGCCTTTACCACCACCAAGATCACCAAGGCACTGCTCATCACCTTCAAGTACGCTTTCATCACCGTGCCTCTGAAGCTGGTCTTTGCGCTGTTCATCGCATACATCCTGAACTTCAAGATCGCATGCGTCAACCTGTTCCGCACGGTGTACTACATTCCCTCCATTCTGGGCGGCTCTGTTGCAATCGCCGTTCTGTGGAAGGCTGTGTTCAGTGTGGACGGCCTGCTCAACACCGTGCTGCGCGCTGTCACCTTTGGTCTGGTGCAGGGCCCCGAGTGGCTGTCTGACCCCAGCTACGCGCTGTGGATCATCTGCTTCCTGCGTATCTGGCAGTTCGGTTCCGCCATGGTGCTGTTCCTGGCCGCTCTGAAGGGCGTGCCTGCAGACCTGTACGAAGCCGCTACCATTGATGGTGCCGGCAAGTGGCGTCAGTTCTTCTCCATCACCGTTCCGATGATCACCCCCATCATCTTCTACAATCTGGTCACTCAGATCTGCCAGGCTTTCCAGGAGTTCAATGGCCCCTACATCATCACCAACGGCGGCCCCCGTGGTTCCACCACGCTGATCTCTCTGCTGGTTTACAACTACGCATTCAAGTCTTATGACATGGGTATGGCATCCGCTCTGGCATGGATCATGTTCATCATCGTCTGCATCCTGACGATCATTGCATTCACCAGCCAGAAGAAGTGGGTCTACTACTCTGACGAAAGGTAA
- a CDS encoding carbohydrate ABC transporter permease has translation MGMKASNKIATFFKYFVLILVGIIMIYPLLWMISATFKDNSEIFAGISLWIKHPTLDGYRGALNNFGGSINILQAMLNTYSYVIPKVICTVVSACVAAYGFGRFDFPGRKLMFNIMLATLFLPQVVLNVPQYLLYNKFGWLDSPFYLAIWVHCAFATETYFVYQLVQFMRNVPRDLDEAAAIDGCSSFQTLYKVIVPMLGPALVSCALFQFMWSCNDFMGPLLYVSTPGKYPMSLFVKLSMDGDTGFAWNKILALSLISILPQLIVFFCAQDQFVEGISAGAVKG, from the coding sequence ATGGGAATGAAAGCATCGAACAAAATCGCGACCTTCTTCAAGTATTTCGTCCTGATCCTGGTCGGCATCATCATGATCTATCCTCTGCTGTGGATGATCAGCGCTACCTTTAAGGACAACAGCGAGATCTTTGCAGGCATCAGCCTGTGGATCAAGCACCCCACTCTGGATGGCTACCGCGGCGCACTGAACAACTTTGGCGGTTCCATCAACATCCTGCAGGCCATGCTGAACACCTACAGCTACGTCATCCCCAAGGTGATCTGCACGGTGGTCTCCGCCTGTGTGGCTGCCTACGGCTTTGGCCGCTTCGATTTCCCCGGCCGTAAGCTGATGTTCAACATCATGCTGGCCACCCTGTTCCTGCCGCAGGTCGTTCTGAATGTGCCGCAGTACCTGCTGTACAACAAGTTCGGCTGGCTGGACAGCCCCTTCTATCTGGCTATCTGGGTGCACTGCGCATTTGCGACCGAGACCTACTTCGTCTACCAGCTGGTGCAGTTCATGCGCAATGTCCCCCGTGATCTGGACGAAGCCGCTGCCATCGACGGCTGCTCTTCCTTCCAGACCCTGTACAAGGTCATCGTGCCCATGCTTGGCCCCGCTCTGGTGTCCTGCGCACTGTTCCAGTTTATGTGGAGCTGCAACGACTTCATGGGTCCGCTGCTTTACGTCAGCACTCCCGGTAAGTACCCGATGTCCCTGTTCGTCAAGCTGTCCATGGACGGTGATACCGGTTTCGCATGGAACAAGATCCTTGCTCTGTCCCTCATCTCTATCCTGCCGCAGCTGATCGTCTTCTTCTGTGCACAGGACCAGTTCGTTGAAGGTATCTCTGCCGGTGCCGTCAAGGGCTAA
- a CDS encoding glycoside hydrolase family 105 protein, giving the protein MTHEEILAMLGDYVDYLIANSSAEAPMWNIEKVRSGKPNKWNYIDGCMITACLSLYKTTGDEKYLNFSKSFIDSFVQEDGSIKTYDPKEYNLDNVNQGKNLFTLYDIFGDEKYRKAIETIRSQLATQPRTKEGNFWHKDIYPWQVWLDGTYMAQPFYMEYETRFNKMQGCIDSYKQFMNIKKHMRDEKTGLYYHGYDESRQMYWADPVTGCSPNFWLRAMGWFMVAMVDVLERMDEQLYNEYRGIMAMLKQTIEDVHKFQDEETGMFWQVMDHPGVEGNYLETSGTALFAYAVLKGVRLGYLPKRMAAWAEKAFYGTCDKYLSKNPDGSLQLDGICLVAGLGGKDHRDGSLAYYFSEPVVCNDAKGVGPLVLAYTEMIARK; this is encoded by the coding sequence ATGACCCATGAAGAAATTCTTGCCATGCTGGGCGATTACGTGGACTACCTGATCGCCAATTCCAGCGCCGAAGCACCCATGTGGAACATCGAGAAGGTGCGCAGCGGCAAGCCCAACAAGTGGAACTACATCGACGGCTGCATGATCACGGCCTGCCTGAGCCTGTACAAGACCACCGGCGACGAGAAGTATCTGAACTTCTCCAAGAGCTTCATTGATTCCTTTGTGCAGGAGGATGGCTCCATCAAGACCTACGACCCCAAGGAGTACAATCTGGATAACGTGAATCAGGGCAAGAACCTGTTCACCCTGTACGATATCTTTGGGGATGAAAAGTACCGCAAGGCCATCGAGACCATCCGCAGCCAGCTGGCCACCCAGCCCCGCACCAAAGAGGGTAATTTCTGGCACAAGGACATCTACCCGTGGCAGGTGTGGCTGGACGGCACCTACATGGCCCAGCCCTTCTACATGGAGTACGAGACCCGCTTTAACAAGATGCAGGGCTGCATCGACAGCTACAAACAGTTCATGAATATCAAAAAGCACATGCGGGACGAAAAGACCGGCCTGTACTACCACGGCTACGATGAGAGCCGCCAGATGTACTGGGCCGACCCCGTCACCGGCTGCAGCCCCAACTTCTGGCTGCGTGCCATGGGCTGGTTCATGGTGGCGATGGTAGATGTGCTGGAGCGGATGGACGAGCAGCTGTACAACGAGTACCGCGGCATCATGGCAATGCTCAAGCAGACCATTGAGGATGTGCACAAATTCCAGGACGAGGAGACCGGCATGTTCTGGCAGGTGATGGATCACCCCGGCGTGGAGGGCAACTACCTCGAGACCAGCGGCACCGCTCTGTTTGCCTACGCGGTGCTCAAAGGCGTGCGTCTGGGCTACCTGCCCAAACGCATGGCCGCATGGGCCGAAAAGGCTTTCTACGGCACCTGCGACAAGTACCTCTCCAAGAACCCGGATGGCAGTCTACAGCTGGACGGCATCTGTCTGGTGGCGGGTCTCGGCGGCAAAGATCACCGCGACGGCTCTCTGGCCTACTATTTCAGCGAGCCGGTGGTCTGCAACGATGCCAAGGGTGTCGGCCCGCTGGTGCTGGCTTACACCGAAATGATCGCACGCAAGTAA